From a single Planctomicrobium piriforme genomic region:
- a CDS encoding sigma-54-dependent transcriptional regulator: MSQILVVDDEPSICWSFEQALGDLGHTVASTATAETALSLLDEFSPEVILLDYRLPGMNGLAALKKFRAVAETTPVILMTAYGSLDLAVDTIGFGAFDYLPKPFDLDHAVELVASALRSRTSLESSIEITAPAKDELLGSSRVMQEVFRQIAIVAQQDVPVLITGERGVGKETTARAIHRHSARAAGHFASLSVAGLNESAIEYELFGHVRRTFTGSEDFQPGVLSRAHNGTLFIDEIDQLPLSLQVKLLQTIEDRQVIPTGGRKAMPADVRLIAATQHSLESLVGHGLFREDLFYRLNVFRIEIPPLRERTEDLPVLAERFLARVAGERAISISPETITVLRQRQWPGNVRELRSAIQHAALVCRGNVLTPEFLPPETVSAPSRSSAEDVSRILELLRTWADEVVQTVDPRNTATCLFEQFLNTFEPPILAAALDAVNGNRKAAADLLGLHRETLRKRLRKYELGE, translated from the coding sequence ATGAGTCAGATTCTGGTGGTCGACGACGAACCCTCGATCTGCTGGTCGTTCGAACAGGCGCTGGGCGACCTGGGGCATACGGTCGCCTCGACCGCGACGGCAGAAACGGCGCTCTCGCTGCTGGATGAATTCTCACCGGAAGTGATTCTGCTTGACTATCGCCTGCCTGGGATGAATGGCCTGGCGGCTTTGAAGAAGTTCCGCGCTGTCGCCGAGACGACGCCGGTCATTCTGATGACCGCTTACGGAAGCCTGGACCTGGCGGTCGACACAATCGGCTTTGGAGCTTTCGATTACCTTCCAAAACCGTTCGATCTGGATCACGCGGTCGAGCTTGTCGCATCTGCACTTCGAAGTCGGACTTCGCTGGAATCGTCCATCGAAATTACCGCGCCTGCGAAGGACGAACTGCTTGGATCGTCGCGGGTGATGCAGGAGGTCTTTCGTCAGATTGCCATCGTTGCTCAGCAGGACGTGCCAGTGCTGATCACGGGCGAACGGGGGGTGGGAAAAGAGACCACTGCTCGGGCGATTCACCGTCACAGCGCACGTGCGGCCGGGCACTTTGCTTCGCTGTCGGTTGCTGGCTTGAATGAGTCCGCGATTGAGTACGAACTATTCGGCCATGTGCGGCGGACCTTCACCGGATCGGAGGACTTTCAGCCGGGAGTACTCAGTCGAGCGCACAACGGCACGCTTTTTATTGATGAGATCGATCAGCTCCCGCTGTCATTACAGGTGAAGTTGTTGCAGACGATCGAAGATCGACAGGTCATTCCGACTGGCGGGCGCAAGGCCATGCCTGCCGATGTGCGTCTCATCGCCGCGACACAGCATTCGCTGGAATCGCTCGTCGGCCACGGCCTGTTTCGTGAAGACCTGTTCTATCGGCTCAATGTTTTTCGCATCGAGATCCCGCCGCTGCGCGAGCGTACTGAAGATCTCCCCGTGTTGGCAGAACGGTTTCTCGCCAGGGTCGCCGGGGAGCGTGCCATCTCGATCAGTCCCGAGACAATAACGGTGCTGCGGCAACGACAATGGCCAGGCAACGTGCGCGAACTGCGAAGTGCGATTCAACATGCCGCGCTGGTCTGCCGCGGGAACGTCCTCACGCCGGAGTTTCTGCCGCCGGAAACGGTCAGTGCTCCTTCCCGTTCCTCGGCGGAAGACGTTTCACGCATTTTGGAACTCTTACGAACATGGGCCGATGAGGTGGTGCAGACAGTCGATCCACGAAATACGGCAACGTGTCTTTTCGAACAGTTCTTGAATACGTTCGAACCGCCGATCCTCGCCGCGGCGCTGGATGCCGTAAACGGCAACCGCAAAGCCGCCGCCGACCTGCTGGGCTTGCACCGGGAGACGCTCCGCAAACGCTTGAGGAAGTACGAACTAGGGGAATGA
- the proC gene encoding pyrroline-5-carboxylate reductase, which produces MSSEKVKVGFLGAGKMATALAKGLLSSGFATSEDVIASDVNAAAREHFFLVTKAQTTASSREVLEQSQVIFLAVKPQSISSLLDEVMADLSPRHLIVSIAAGVRLSTIESAVGDKRVIRVMPNTPCLVGEGASGFSRGSHATWDDADLVSKMFSTVGLAIEVPEPLLDAVTGLSGSGPAYAFAMIEALSDGGVLMGLPRASATQLAAQTLLGAAKMVLETGEHPGQLKDAVTSPAGTTIAGLLALEQAGLRGSLMNAVRAATERARELSRS; this is translated from the coding sequence ATGTCGAGCGAGAAGGTGAAAGTCGGATTTCTCGGGGCTGGCAAAATGGCCACCGCCCTCGCCAAAGGGCTGCTGAGTTCCGGCTTTGCCACGTCCGAAGATGTGATTGCCAGCGACGTCAACGCGGCCGCCCGCGAACACTTTTTTCTCGTGACGAAAGCACAAACGACGGCCAGCAGCCGCGAAGTGCTCGAACAGTCTCAGGTGATCTTCCTGGCGGTCAAGCCGCAATCGATTTCCTCTTTGCTCGATGAAGTGATGGCCGATCTGTCGCCTCGGCACCTGATCGTTTCCATCGCCGCAGGCGTTCGACTGTCGACAATCGAGTCTGCGGTCGGAGACAAACGCGTCATTCGCGTGATGCCGAATACCCCCTGCCTGGTGGGTGAAGGGGCCTCCGGTTTCTCCCGCGGCAGTCACGCCACCTGGGATGATGCCGACCTTGTTTCGAAAATGTTCTCGACGGTGGGCCTGGCGATCGAAGTCCCCGAACCGCTGCTCGACGCCGTGACGGGTTTATCCGGCAGCGGCCCGGCCTATGCCTTCGCCATGATCGAAGCCTTGAGCGACGGCGGAGTTCTCATGGGCCTGCCGCGAGCCTCCGCCACACAGCTCGCTGCACAAACATTACTGGGCGCCGCCAAGATGGTTCTGGAAACGGGCGAGCATCCCGGCCAGCTAAAAGACGCCGTCACCAGCCCGGCAGGCACCACCATTGCCGGCCTGCTGGCGCTGGAACAGGCCGGCCTGCGCGGGAGCCTGATGAATGCCGTCCGCGCCGCCACCGAACGGGCTCGCGAACTCTCCCGGTCCTGA
- a CDS encoding sensor histidine kinase: protein MRWPIRNQILLPLIGIQLVAIVSISGLAAWWSIWRVERQTEHRLANLAETIHNARFPMTRGVLEQMRGLSGCEFVIFDEFGNSTSSTVPLEREEIIRRDWHSRRSSIGSSTDLVRFQSGDDSAVGVPGLVNRTAADVIVLYPDVLLQAARRDALLLPVTLGLATLALTVGAVVLVARHIGRRIHAIERQVARVTENDFRAIPLSTCDDELRDLAASVNWMSEHLERMTAEIRGSERAKLLKQLAGGIAHQLRNSITGARMAVQLHQRRCKQTDDQSLQVALRQLLLTEEQIRGLVSLIRDEHRPRIAGQLDALILDVAGLLQPLCEHRQIRLVMSGDAGDVLVQDSDQMRAALLNLCMNAIEATVEGGQVEVHRSAAGDEAVIEVSDDGPGVPEAVLASLFDPFQSTKADGMGLGLALVRQAAHDHHGAVAYQRSQGRTVFHFSCRGISKTSAVAAQGVVGELTSMFGAKAGS from the coding sequence ATGCGTTGGCCAATTCGCAATCAGATTCTGCTGCCGCTGATCGGCATTCAGTTGGTGGCGATTGTGAGCATCTCTGGGCTCGCGGCCTGGTGGTCCATCTGGCGCGTCGAACGTCAAACGGAGCACCGTCTCGCCAATCTGGCGGAGACGATTCACAACGCCCGATTTCCGATGACGCGGGGCGTACTCGAACAGATGCGCGGGCTCTCTGGCTGCGAGTTTGTGATTTTCGATGAGTTCGGGAATTCGACTTCTTCCACCGTCCCGCTCGAGCGGGAAGAGATCATTCGCCGCGACTGGCACAGTCGACGATCCTCAATCGGCAGCTCGACCGACCTGGTGAGATTTCAGTCTGGCGACGACAGTGCGGTTGGAGTGCCCGGACTGGTGAATCGAACCGCGGCCGATGTCATCGTGCTGTATCCGGACGTCCTGCTGCAAGCGGCGCGACGGGATGCGCTGCTGTTACCGGTCACTCTCGGGCTGGCGACGTTAGCGCTGACGGTCGGTGCGGTGGTGCTTGTGGCGCGTCACATTGGACGACGTATTCACGCCATCGAACGACAGGTCGCTCGGGTGACCGAAAACGATTTTCGGGCGATTCCACTTTCCACATGCGATGACGAACTCCGCGATCTGGCGGCTTCGGTCAATTGGATGAGCGAACATCTCGAGCGGATGACGGCAGAAATTCGGGGGAGCGAGAGGGCGAAGCTGCTCAAGCAACTGGCGGGCGGAATCGCACATCAATTGCGGAACTCGATCACAGGAGCCCGCATGGCGGTCCAGCTGCATCAGCGTCGCTGCAAGCAGACCGACGACCAAAGTTTGCAGGTTGCGTTGCGGCAGTTGCTGCTGACTGAAGAACAGATTCGCGGCCTGGTGTCGCTGATTCGGGATGAACACCGCCCCCGGATTGCCGGTCAACTTGATGCTCTGATTTTGGATGTTGCAGGCTTGCTGCAGCCATTGTGTGAACACCGCCAGATTCGGCTCGTCATGTCCGGTGATGCCGGTGATGTGCTGGTGCAGGATTCTGACCAGATGCGGGCGGCGCTGTTGAATCTCTGCATGAACGCGATTGAAGCGACAGTGGAGGGAGGGCAGGTCGAAGTGCATCGGTCGGCGGCAGGCGATGAGGCGGTGATTGAAGTCAGTGATGACGGGCCAGGCGTGCCTGAGGCAGTGCTGGCGTCGCTGTTCGATCCATTTCAGTCAACCAAGGCGGATGGGATGGGGCTGGGGCTGGCACTCGTGCGACAGGCGGCGCACGATCATCATGGCGCGGTGGCCTATCAGCGCAGTCAGGGTCGAACCGTATTTCACTTCAGTTGCCGTGGAATCTCCAAGACGTCTGCCGTTGCCGCACAGGGCGTCGTCGGCGAACTCACCTCAATGTTCGGTGCGAAGGCAGGCTCATGA
- the lhgO gene encoding L-2-hydroxyglutarate oxidase codes for MKSCDVAVVGAGIVGLATAWQLSQRHPQARIVVLEKESRIAAHQSSHNSGVLHTGIYYKPGSLRAVNCRLGKKAMEDFCRTYGIPFELCGKVIVALDETERERLHKIFERGQANGVNCQLIGPERLKELEPYARGLEAIHVPEAGIVDYPRVCEQLAELLRQAGHEIVLNAAVQAIHDDGDGVLIETSQGSVRAKYLVTCGGLWSDRLIKMSGETPVAPIVPFRGEYYELKPAAHHLCKTMIYPVPDPAYPFLGVHFTRTIHGGVECGPNAVLALARAGYSKFAVNPRDLLATLTYGGFQRMVLRNWKTGLGEMWRSWNKGAFVKALQRLVPEIRAEDLIPAPPGVRAQALAQNGMLVDDFVIQKSGRMVHVGNAPSPAATASLNIGSLIADQLGDLNLQ; via the coding sequence TTGAAATCATGTGATGTCGCCGTCGTCGGCGCAGGGATTGTCGGCTTGGCGACTGCCTGGCAGTTGTCGCAACGGCACCCGCAGGCCCGCATCGTGGTATTGGAAAAAGAGAGTCGCATCGCTGCCCATCAAAGCAGCCACAACTCAGGCGTGCTGCACACCGGCATCTACTACAAGCCCGGCTCGCTCCGCGCTGTGAATTGCCGGCTCGGCAAAAAGGCGATGGAAGATTTCTGCCGCACTTATGGAATTCCATTCGAACTGTGCGGTAAGGTGATCGTCGCACTCGACGAAACCGAACGGGAACGTCTCCACAAGATCTTCGAACGCGGTCAGGCGAACGGAGTGAATTGCCAGCTCATCGGCCCCGAACGATTGAAGGAACTCGAACCCTACGCCCGCGGACTGGAAGCAATTCATGTTCCCGAGGCCGGGATCGTCGACTACCCCAGAGTCTGCGAACAACTGGCGGAACTGTTGCGACAAGCCGGACACGAAATCGTTCTCAATGCCGCGGTACAGGCGATTCACGACGACGGCGACGGAGTGCTGATCGAGACTTCGCAGGGGAGTGTGCGCGCCAAGTATCTGGTCACCTGCGGTGGGCTTTGGTCCGACCGGCTTATCAAGATGTCGGGCGAGACGCCGGTTGCTCCCATCGTCCCCTTCCGGGGCGAATACTACGAACTCAAGCCGGCAGCACATCATCTCTGCAAGACGATGATCTATCCGGTGCCCGACCCGGCGTATCCCTTTCTCGGCGTCCATTTCACTCGCACCATTCATGGCGGAGTCGAGTGCGGCCCCAATGCCGTGCTGGCACTGGCTCGGGCGGGCTACAGTAAGTTTGCAGTCAATCCGCGTGACCTGCTGGCGACGCTTACCTACGGCGGCTTTCAACGCATGGTGCTGCGGAACTGGAAGACCGGGCTGGGCGAGATGTGGCGATCGTGGAACAAAGGGGCGTTCGTAAAAGCACTGCAGAGACTGGTGCCGGAGATCCGCGCCGAAGACCTCATCCCCGCGCCACCTGGAGTCCGAGCCCAGGCATTGGCCCAGAACGGGATGCTGGTGGACGACTTCGTGATCCAGAAATCAGGCCGCATGGTGCATGTCGGCAACGCCCCGTCCCCCGCAGCCACTGCCTCACTCAACATCGGCAGCCTGATCGCCGACCAGCTCGGCGACCTGAATCTGCAATAA
- a CDS encoding (2Fe-2S)-binding protein translates to MKPDDLICYCFHVSQRKILNFLRVHRPRRASQLSECGGAGTGCGWCVPYLQKCFRNQADADAAGGEELTAAQYAAGRADYIRAGKGKPRPGSEPVDAPAPPENLQ, encoded by the coding sequence ATGAAGCCGGATGACCTGATCTGTTATTGCTTCCACGTCAGCCAGCGGAAGATTCTCAACTTCCTGCGGGTGCATCGTCCGCGCCGCGCCAGTCAGTTGAGCGAATGCGGCGGAGCAGGGACCGGATGCGGTTGGTGCGTGCCGTACCTGCAGAAGTGCTTTCGCAATCAGGCCGACGCCGACGCCGCGGGGGGCGAAGAACTCACCGCCGCACAATATGCCGCCGGTCGAGCGGACTACATTCGCGCGGGAAAGGGGAAGCCTCGGCCAGGCAGCGAACCGGTCGACGCTCCTGCTCCTCCCGAAAATCTCCAGTAG